The DNA segment CCCCTACGGCACGTGGACGGCCGAATCGCTCTACACCACGTCGGCCTGGGCCAACTCCGGCGACTTCAACTACGACGTCGGATTCGCCGTGCTCAACGAGAACGCGAGCGGGCAGAGCCTGACCGACGTCGTCGGCTCCTATCCGATCGCGTTCAACCTCGCGAGGGGTCTGAACTACACGTCGTACGGCTATCCGGCAGGACCACCCTTCGACGGCGAGGAACTGTACTCGTGCTCGGGTACAGCCAGGCCGGACACCTTCGGCGGTTCCGACGACCAGGGCCTCACCTGTGACATGACCGGAGGATCCTCGGGAGGAGGCTGGCTGACCGGCGGCAACATCAACTCGGTCAACAGCTTCAAGTACACGGTCGACCCGACGACGATGTACGGGCCGTACTTCGGTTCCACCATCCAGTCGGTCTACAACGCCGCTGCTGCCGCGTAAATGTCCGAATGAGCCGAGGGCTTTCCCTTGACCGGCGGAATCGGCCAAGGGAAAGCCCTCCAGAAACGAATTCCATCGCTCGCGGTTGAATGGCCGGGTGATCGAGCACACACCGCATCGTCCTCTGTGCCCCAAGGTCATTCTTGAGGGGACGAGGCTCACGAAGAAAACCGAACTCGCCTTCGCGCTCAACGAACATCCTCGTTTCGTCGGTCCCCGCAAGTACCGGTATCACTCGCCGATCATCTCCGCGGAATGGAGCGGACTGACCAACGAGGCATGGGGTCCAAGTCTGATCGATTTCCCTTCCGTACACGAGGGAAAAGCGATGGAGACCTACGCGACCTGGGCGCGTCTTTTCGAACTGCACCGCTACTACTCGTGGATCGTCGACAGGTTCCACCTTTCCACGCAGGTGTACCAGGCGAGGCGGGCCAAGCACATCGATTTCCGCTGGCTCGAAAGCCGGTTGAGACCACTGGGGTTCGCGGTTGTCTTCTGCCACAGGGAGCCGACCAGCTTCCGGCAGGCGAGAGAGGAACGGCTCACGGTGTCGGGCAACCCGGCGCAGTACGACGACCTCTCGGTGTTCGTCAGGGAGCAGGAGGACCTGCTCGGCGCCGCGATCCGCGGCGGACTGCCGGTACTGGAACTCGACGTGACCGACCGCGGCGTCGAGGAGTTGGCCGACACCGTCGTCGATTGGTACGAGCGGCAGAACCTGCTGAAACTCGATTGCTGAAAGTTTCTGCAAGTACTTGCAAGAGTTGCGCACTCCTCGCTAACGTGTGCCGTCATCCCGGTCTCAACGAGGAGCGCCATGACGAAAGGACCTGGCCGCGACCCGGTGTCGCGGCAACCGAAGAACAGAAGGAACAGGGCCATCGCGGCCCTCGCCGTCGCCGCCTGCACCATCGCCGCGGGCTGCGGGTCGGGCACCACCGACCAGAGCGGCGCCGCCGAACTCGCGGCGAACGATCCGCAATCGGTCTCCGGCACGATCACCTGGTGGGACACCTCTGACGCGACCAACGAAGCCCCCGCGTTCAAGGACCTCGTAGCCAAGTTCGAGCAGAAGTACCCGAACATCGAGGTCAACTATGTGAACAAGCCGTTCGACGGAGCCGACGACAAGTTCCGCACCGCGGCACAGAACGGCGATGGCGCACCCGACGTCATGCGCGCCGACGTCGGCTGGACCTCGACGTTCGCCGCACTCGGCTACCTGCAACCGCTCGACGGCACGCCTGCGCTCAGCGGCGAGGACGACTACCTGCCGACCCCCATGGGAAGCACGAAGTACCAGGGCAAGACCTACGGCGTTCCCGAGGTCACGGACACGCTCGCGTTGCTGTACAACAAGGAACTTTTCGAGAAGGCAGGCATCGAAGGGCCGCCGAAAGACTGGGCGGAACTGGAAGCCGCAGCAAAGAAGATCGAAGCCGAGGTCCCCGGCACGACCGGCGTCTTCCTCAACGCCGACGCCTACTTCCTGCTGCCCTTCGTGTACGGGCAGGGCGCCGACTACGTCGACACGGACACGAAGTCGGTCACGATCGACAGCCCGCAGGTCGCCTCCGCGATCGAAACCGTGCGCGAGCTGACCTCGGAAGGGACCGGCGCCACGGACACGAGTTCCAACAAGTACACGAACATGCTCAACAGCTTCAAGAGCGGAACGACGGCCATGATGCTCAACGGTCCGTGGGCGGTGTCCGACATCCTCACCGGCAGCGCATACGCCGACCCCGGCAATCTCGGGGTTGCCTCCGTCCCTTCCGGACCACAGGGTCAGGGCGGCCCCGTCGGCGGACACAACCTCGTCGTGTACGCGGGCTCACCGAATCTCGCGGCCTCCTACCTTTTCGTCGAGTTCATGAGCCTTCCGGAAAACCAGGCGTACGTCACGAGCAGGAACGACACTCTTCCCACCCGCAAGTCGGCCTACGAATTGCCCGAGGTGAAAAGCAACCCCGTCGTCGCGGCGTTCGAGAAACCGCTCGACGGCGCGGTTCCCCGGCCGGAGGCACCCGGCGCCGGAGACCTCTACGACATCTTCACGCCGTTCTACGAGCAGATACTCGGCGACCAAGTGTCCATTGAGGATGGACTTGTCGCCGCGCAAAGCAAGGCGAAGGGCGCCGTCCCCGGATTCGAGTCATGACGACAACCGCCGTTCGCCCTGACAACGGGGTGGCCGCTCCCCAGCGGCCACCCCGGCGCAAGGTTCGAGGACTGCTCGCGAAGCATTGGTACGCCTGGCTCATGATCGCGCCAGTCGTCCTCGTGATCTCGGTACTCGTTCTCTACCCGCTCGCGCGCGGCATCTATCTCTCGCTGACCAACGCGACCGAAATGAACGTGGGCCGCACGATCGGCGCCAACGAGATACCGGCGACCTACGACCTCATCGGACTCGACAACTACCTCGACGTCCTCTCCGGTGCCGACGGCGCGTTCTATCCACGGCTACTGTGGACGATCCAGTGGACCGTCATCTGCGTGACCCTGCACTTCACACTGGGGCTCGGACTCGCGATGCTGCTCAACCGCGCCATGAGGTTGCGGACGCTCTACCGGATGCTGCTGATCCTGCCGTGGGCCGTTCCCCCGTTCGTCGCGGCGTTCGGCTGGCGGCTGATCCTCAACGACCAGGGCGGCGTACTCAACGCCGTACTCGGCGCCGTCGGTATCTCCGGTGTGGACTGGCTCGGTCAACCGCTCGCGGCGAAGGTCTCCGTGATCATGGTCAACGTGTGGCTCGGCGTGCCGTTCATGATGGTCGCGCTGCTCG comes from the Prauserella marina genome and includes:
- a CDS encoding extracellular solute-binding protein, whose translation is MTKGPGRDPVSRQPKNRRNRAIAALAVAACTIAAGCGSGTTDQSGAAELAANDPQSVSGTITWWDTSDATNEAPAFKDLVAKFEQKYPNIEVNYVNKPFDGADDKFRTAAQNGDGAPDVMRADVGWTSTFAALGYLQPLDGTPALSGEDDYLPTPMGSTKYQGKTYGVPEVTDTLALLYNKELFEKAGIEGPPKDWAELEAAAKKIEAEVPGTTGVFLNADAYFLLPFVYGQGADYVDTDTKSVTIDSPQVASAIETVRELTSEGTGATDTSSNKYTNMLNSFKSGTTAMMLNGPWAVSDILTGSAYADPGNLGVASVPSGPQGQGGPVGGHNLVVYAGSPNLAASYLFVEFMSLPENQAYVTSRNDTLPTRKSAYELPEVKSNPVVAAFEKPLDGAVPRPEAPGAGDLYDIFTPFYEQILGDQVSIEDGLVAAQSKAKGAVPGFES
- a CDS encoding carbohydrate ABC transporter permease; protein product: MTTTAVRPDNGVAAPQRPPRRKVRGLLAKHWYAWLMIAPVVLVISVLVLYPLARGIYLSLTNATEMNVGRTIGANEIPATYDLIGLDNYLDVLSGADGAFYPRLLWTIQWTVICVTLHFTLGLGLAMLLNRAMRLRTLYRMLLILPWAVPPFVAAFGWRLILNDQGGVLNAVLGAVGISGVDWLGQPLAAKVSVIMVNVWLGVPFMMVALLGGLQTIPKELYEAAEMDGATPWQRFRAVTMPGLRPVSGTVVLLGTIWTFNQFPVIALLTGGGPGGSTNILVTEAYERAFQGIRDYAGAATYGAVIASMLVVFAFFYQRWLRRQSAEVLT